In one Pseudarthrobacter oxydans genomic region, the following are encoded:
- a CDS encoding WXG100 family type VII secretion target has product MSIISVDTELLQLKSASVQATVDRISADVQAMKRGLDELQGSWRGTAATNFQALITEWTITQGRVEASLASINTALASAAATYAQAEQGNTQRFS; this is encoded by the coding sequence ATGAGCATCATTTCCGTCGACACCGAACTCCTTCAGCTGAAGTCCGCCAGTGTCCAGGCGACAGTGGACAGGATCAGCGCGGACGTCCAGGCAATGAAACGCGGGCTGGACGAGCTCCAGGGGTCATGGCGGGGCACCGCCGCCACGAATTTCCAGGCGCTCATCACGGAATGGACCATCACGCAGGGACGCGTGGAGGCCTCGTTGGCGTCCATCAACACGGCGCTTGCCTCCGCGGCTGCCACCTACGCACAGGCGGAACAGGGCAACACGCAGCGGTTCAGCTGA
- a CDS encoding extracellular solute-binding protein yields MTIPTLRRRRFQLGAAAVALSLLATGCGSSSGSEGNEQVTLRFAWWGNEYLNAQTEKVIDAFEAEHPNIRIESEPGEWGSYWDKLATKTAANDAPDVIQMDQKYIAEYGGRGALLDLSKQSGIDTSKLDKEALASGQYDGAQYGLSTGRNAYVIMANTKVFEAANVPLPDDTSWTWDDFIETATKISAAGDGKNYGAAYGSNEADLIIWLRQHGENLYSEDGKLDFDTATAASFWERLKEQRDSKASPPATVATEDSGAGLEESLFGTNRVGMAWWWTNQLGSLGSTTGSSIKMLRAPSLDGVAAENGMYYKPTMFWSASSRSKHTEAASTFINYLANSPEAGAILMTDRGVPTNTEIVKGITPSLKPADTTVVGFLKDIAPDMKDAPPVPPVGAGSVQNVIKRYTDEVLYDRLTPQAAAEAFKREVEGMLSSARK; encoded by the coding sequence ATGACGATTCCAACCCTCCGCCGGAGAAGGTTCCAGCTCGGCGCAGCAGCCGTCGCCCTTTCCCTCCTTGCCACAGGCTGCGGTTCCTCTTCCGGCTCCGAGGGCAATGAGCAAGTAACCCTGCGCTTCGCCTGGTGGGGGAACGAATACCTCAACGCCCAGACCGAAAAGGTCATCGATGCCTTTGAAGCGGAACACCCGAACATCAGGATTGAGTCCGAGCCGGGCGAATGGGGCAGCTACTGGGACAAGCTGGCCACCAAGACCGCGGCCAACGACGCGCCGGACGTGATCCAGATGGACCAGAAGTACATTGCCGAATACGGCGGCCGCGGGGCGCTCCTGGATCTGTCCAAGCAAAGCGGCATTGATACCTCCAAACTCGACAAGGAAGCCCTGGCCTCGGGCCAGTACGACGGCGCCCAATACGGCCTGAGCACCGGCCGGAACGCCTACGTCATCATGGCCAACACGAAGGTTTTCGAGGCAGCAAACGTTCCGCTTCCGGATGACACCTCATGGACGTGGGACGACTTCATTGAGACTGCAACGAAGATCAGCGCCGCCGGAGACGGCAAGAACTACGGCGCAGCATATGGCAGCAACGAGGCAGACCTGATCATCTGGCTTCGCCAGCATGGGGAGAATCTCTACTCCGAGGACGGCAAGCTCGATTTCGACACTGCAACGGCCGCTTCCTTCTGGGAGCGGCTCAAGGAACAGCGCGACTCCAAGGCAAGCCCGCCGGCCACGGTGGCTACCGAGGACTCCGGCGCGGGCCTGGAAGAAAGCCTCTTCGGCACCAACAGGGTGGGGATGGCATGGTGGTGGACCAACCAGCTCGGATCGCTCGGGTCCACTACCGGCAGCAGCATCAAGATGCTCCGTGCGCCTAGCCTCGACGGTGTTGCCGCTGAGAACGGCATGTACTACAAGCCCACCATGTTCTGGTCCGCTTCCTCACGGTCAAAGCACACCGAAGCCGCCTCAACCTTCATCAACTACCTGGCGAACAGCCCGGAAGCCGGCGCAATCCTGATGACGGACCGCGGCGTGCCCACCAACACGGAGATCGTAAAGGGCATCACACCGTCCCTGAAACCGGCAGACACCACCGTGGTGGGCTTCCTGAAGGACATTGCTCCGGATATGAAGGACGCGCCGCCCGTTCCTCCGGTGGGCGCGGGCAGCGTACAGAACGTCATCAAGCGGTACACCGATGAGGTTCTCTACGACCGCCTGACTCCCCAGGCAGCGGCAGAGGCCTTCAAGAGGGAAGTCGAGGGAATGCTGTCCAGCGCCCGGAAGTAA
- a CDS encoding uracil-DNA glycosylase translates to MFESDALFELAQDPARGQGFAELAQLPLKELMAPDWADALAGVESGLRGVLAFLADEEAAGHTVLPAPSNVLRAFRQPLAEVKVLMVGQDPYPTPGHAVGLAFSVDPHVRPIPRSLANIYRELEADLGIPARVHGDLSAWTGQGVLLLNRVMTVRAGAAGSHRRKGWEEITTAAVQAVAGRRAPDGSRLPLVAVLWGKDAESVRPLLPGVPAVSSAHPSPLSASRGFFGSRPFSRVNELLREQGAPGVTWELPPVA, encoded by the coding sequence GTGTTTGAATCAGATGCCCTTTTCGAACTGGCGCAGGATCCGGCGCGCGGGCAGGGTTTCGCCGAACTGGCGCAGCTGCCGCTGAAGGAGCTGATGGCGCCTGACTGGGCAGACGCCTTGGCGGGCGTGGAAAGCGGACTCCGCGGCGTGCTCGCTTTCCTTGCCGACGAAGAGGCGGCCGGGCACACGGTGCTGCCGGCGCCGTCGAACGTCCTGCGGGCTTTCCGCCAGCCCCTCGCGGAGGTGAAAGTCCTGATGGTGGGGCAGGATCCGTACCCCACGCCGGGGCATGCCGTCGGCCTGGCCTTCTCCGTTGATCCGCACGTCCGGCCCATCCCGCGGAGCCTGGCGAACATCTACCGGGAGCTGGAGGCGGATCTGGGAATTCCCGCGAGGGTCCACGGCGACCTTTCCGCCTGGACCGGGCAGGGTGTGCTGCTGCTGAACCGCGTGATGACTGTAAGGGCCGGAGCCGCAGGGTCGCACCGCAGGAAAGGTTGGGAGGAGATTACGACGGCGGCCGTCCAGGCCGTGGCCGGGCGGCGGGCTCCGGACGGGTCACGCCTGCCGCTGGTTGCCGTGCTGTGGGGAAAGGACGCGGAGAGCGTGCGTCCGCTGTTGCCGGGGGTTCCGGCCGTGTCCAGCGCGCATCCCAGCCCCCTGTCCGCGTCCCGCGGCTTCTTCGGTTCGCGGCCGTTCAGCCGCGTCAACGAGCTGCTGCGGGAGCAGGGTGCCCCGGGCGTAACCTGGGAGCTTCCGCCGGTAGCCTAG
- a CDS encoding cold-shock protein, with protein sequence MARGTVKWFNAEKGYGFITVDGSSDDVFVHWSAIEGEGYRALDEGQRVELEVGEGEKGPQAESVRPAE encoded by the coding sequence ATGGCACGAGGAACCGTCAAGTGGTTCAACGCGGAAAAGGGCTACGGCTTCATCACCGTTGACGGCTCCAGCGACGACGTCTTTGTCCACTGGTCTGCTATCGAAGGCGAAGGTTACCGGGCACTGGACGAGGGACAGCGCGTGGAACTTGAAGTCGGCGAAGGCGAGAAGGGCCCACAGGCGGAAAGCGTCCGGCCGGCCGAGTGA
- a CDS encoding threonine/serine exporter family protein — MTERPERPGAGSPKARPNTDGLPKTEPLTPSQLRQNAAARRMLRRLVQGENPPTAPLSIVDRLTGSPYANPTIQVGGVDTSARKTLDFALHLAETMFRYGAGALEVETSIIAVTAALGLKNIEVDITNQSVGINYAPKDQTPIALLRVVRSWTNNYAGLAKVHQLVTDIVAGGVGRDEAIRRLDEAITSPKPFPRWMVTAAFGVFAAAFVAVLGGGPVSSAIAFAANIGVSLLARQLGRWRVPDFFITASCSFVVTQLALVLWQFGLTTSPAIVVVGGILLLLPTGRLVSSVQDAINGFPVTAAGRFLSTLLTFGAIVAGIAVAFVVGELTGMQRIDVTQTFPPAYDLWVLVILVAVAVMAIGVTEQTSWQLLLPTAAVGVAGYFVLLGGGLLGIGDRFSPALAAVAIGLLARVVALRMGAPQLVVAVPAALILLPGLTIFRSMYVLTIEEAEILLGAGGMLNAGAIVLGTAGGIVLGDTLARPLTRSLASNERRRARRR; from the coding sequence ATGACTGAGCGACCCGAGCGCCCCGGCGCCGGATCCCCGAAGGCCAGGCCGAACACGGACGGCCTGCCCAAGACCGAGCCGCTGACTCCCTCCCAGCTGCGGCAAAACGCTGCGGCCAGGAGAATGCTGCGTCGCCTGGTCCAGGGTGAAAACCCGCCCACGGCTCCCCTGAGCATCGTGGACAGGCTCACCGGCAGCCCCTACGCGAATCCCACGATCCAGGTGGGAGGGGTGGACACCTCCGCCCGCAAGACCCTGGACTTCGCCCTGCACCTGGCAGAAACCATGTTCCGCTATGGTGCGGGCGCCCTGGAAGTGGAGACCAGCATCATTGCCGTCACCGCCGCCCTGGGGCTGAAGAACATCGAGGTGGACATCACCAACCAGTCCGTTGGCATCAACTACGCCCCGAAGGACCAGACACCCATCGCACTGCTGCGTGTGGTCCGCTCCTGGACCAACAACTACGCCGGCCTGGCCAAGGTCCACCAGCTGGTGACCGACATCGTCGCCGGGGGAGTGGGCCGGGACGAGGCAATCCGGCGCCTGGACGAGGCCATCACCAGCCCCAAGCCGTTCCCGCGCTGGATGGTGACGGCGGCGTTCGGCGTTTTCGCAGCGGCATTCGTTGCCGTGCTGGGCGGCGGACCGGTGTCCTCTGCCATAGCGTTCGCAGCCAACATCGGAGTGAGCCTGCTGGCCCGCCAGCTGGGCCGGTGGCGGGTTCCCGACTTCTTCATAACGGCCAGCTGCTCTTTTGTGGTGACGCAATTGGCGCTGGTCCTCTGGCAGTTCGGCCTGACAACATCGCCGGCCATCGTGGTGGTGGGAGGCATCCTCCTGCTCCTGCCCACGGGACGCCTCGTCTCCTCAGTGCAGGACGCCATCAACGGCTTCCCTGTTACGGCCGCGGGACGGTTCCTGTCCACACTGCTCACCTTTGGAGCCATCGTGGCAGGCATCGCCGTCGCCTTCGTGGTCGGGGAGCTGACCGGCATGCAGCGCATTGACGTGACGCAGACCTTTCCGCCGGCCTACGACCTGTGGGTGCTGGTCATCCTTGTTGCCGTGGCGGTGATGGCCATCGGGGTCACGGAACAAACCAGCTGGCAGCTCCTGCTCCCCACCGCGGCGGTGGGGGTGGCCGGCTACTTCGTGCTGCTGGGCGGCGGACTGCTGGGCATCGGGGACCGGTTCTCTCCCGCCCTGGCCGCAGTGGCCATCGGCCTGCTGGCCCGCGTCGTTGCCCTGAGGATGGGCGCCCCCCAGCTGGTGGTGGCCGTGCCCGCAGCGCTGATCCTGCTTCCGGGCCTCACCATCTTCCGGTCCATGTACGTGCTCACCATCGAGGAAGCCGAGATCCTGCTGGGTGCCGGCGGGATGCTCAACGCCGGAGCCATTGTCCTGGGAACGGCCGGCGGGATCGTCCTTGGCGACACGCTGGCGCGGCCGCTGACCCGCAGCCTTGCCAGCAACGAGCGGCGCCGCGCCCGCCGCCGCTGA
- a CDS encoding ribonuclease HI family protein, with the protein MTITAAADGSALGNPGPAGWAWYVNDDCWRAGGWPHGTNNQGELMAVLDLLRATAHLPQEDLHILCDSQYVINSITKWMPGWKRKGWRKADGKPVLNVDLLKELDRELAGRKYTFEWVKGHAGHDLNEAADERARAAATAYQQGVAARSGPGFPGAHHAHHPPAAKDTPEAAPRAPREAATLPGAYEEPDLFSQLDNGAFGGPDAAAQPGAAVPEALVEELERELLGPLVRGDIGRTAVLLHPDFMEIGSSGRVWTRDAMMMALEEDPGERTDIEILGADRIGADAVLLTYRSYARSGTTLRSSLWVLDGGRWRLRFHQGTPEA; encoded by the coding sequence GTGACAATTACTGCAGCGGCCGACGGTTCGGCCTTGGGAAACCCCGGTCCGGCCGGCTGGGCCTGGTACGTGAACGACGATTGCTGGCGCGCCGGAGGATGGCCCCACGGGACGAACAACCAAGGCGAGCTGATGGCGGTCCTGGATCTGTTGCGGGCCACGGCCCACCTTCCCCAGGAGGACCTGCACATCCTCTGCGACAGCCAGTACGTCATCAATTCGATCACCAAGTGGATGCCGGGATGGAAACGCAAAGGCTGGCGCAAGGCCGACGGCAAGCCGGTCCTCAACGTGGATTTGCTCAAGGAGCTGGACCGGGAGCTCGCCGGCCGGAAGTACACCTTCGAATGGGTCAAGGGGCATGCCGGGCATGACTTGAACGAAGCCGCGGACGAGCGCGCCAGGGCGGCCGCGACCGCCTACCAGCAGGGGGTGGCTGCCCGGTCCGGGCCCGGTTTCCCTGGCGCCCACCACGCCCACCATCCGCCGGCGGCCAAGGATACGCCGGAGGCCGCCCCCCGTGCACCCCGGGAAGCCGCGACCTTGCCAGGAGCCTACGAGGAGCCGGACCTGTTCAGCCAGCTGGACAACGGCGCTTTCGGCGGACCGGACGCCGCTGCCCAGCCAGGTGCCGCCGTGCCGGAGGCCTTGGTGGAGGAACTGGAGCGCGAGCTGCTGGGCCCCCTGGTGCGGGGGGACATCGGCCGGACGGCTGTCCTGCTGCACCCCGATTTCATGGAGATCGGAAGCTCGGGCAGGGTGTGGACCCGGGACGCCATGATGATGGCGCTCGAGGAGGACCCGGGCGAGCGGACAGACATTGAGATACTTGGCGCGGACCGTATTGGCGCTGACGCGGTCCTGCTGACGTACCGCAGCTACGCGCGCTCCGGCACCACGCTCAGAAGCTCACTGTGGGTGCTGGACGGCGGCCGCTGGCGGCTGCGGTTCCACCAAGGTACTCCCGAGGCTTAG
- a CDS encoding DUF3263 domain-containing protein codes for MAEPAREHLPEQEQRNALLPDFTLRDSPLSERDQQMLALERQWWKYAGAKEQAIRELFDLSATHYYQLLNALIDTEDALAHDPMLVKRLRRLRTSRHRARTARRLGSDA; via the coding sequence GTGGCGGAACCAGCTCGGGAGCACCTGCCGGAGCAGGAACAGCGGAACGCCCTCCTGCCGGATTTCACGCTGCGGGATTCCCCCCTGAGCGAGCGTGACCAGCAGATGCTCGCCCTTGAACGGCAGTGGTGGAAGTACGCCGGTGCCAAGGAACAGGCCATCAGGGAACTCTTCGATCTCTCCGCGACACACTACTACCAGCTCCTCAACGCCCTGATCGATACCGAGGATGCGCTCGCGCATGACCCCATGCTGGTCAAGAGATTGCGTAGACTACGTACGTCGCGTCACCGTGCACGCACTGCACGGCGCCTGGGGTCCGACGCATAA
- a CDS encoding siderophore-interacting protein, translating to MSIVPAATSATKKSRPQVNLAVLRREQLSPHMVRIVAGGDGFADFVNNGFVDRYVKIVFPQPGVAYPSPLDLWSIRESMPREQWPFTRTYTLRWVDPLARELAIDFVVHGDEGLAGPWAAKARPGDILTFTGPGGAYNPAPDADWYLFAGDEAALPAIAACIESLPAEAAGLAFLEVDSDADMQQIAAPAGVKLHWLFRRGVPAGESGLLVQAVAGADWPAGRVDVFAHGERGYMKALRDVLFVQRGLERKQVSLSGYWAKGRVEDDFQAEKKLPVGQI from the coding sequence ATGAGCATTGTTCCCGCCGCCACCAGCGCCACCAAGAAGAGCCGCCCGCAGGTCAACCTCGCAGTTCTGCGCCGGGAACAGCTCTCGCCCCACATGGTGCGGATTGTTGCCGGCGGGGACGGTTTTGCGGACTTCGTCAACAACGGCTTCGTTGACCGGTACGTAAAAATTGTCTTCCCGCAACCGGGCGTCGCCTACCCCTCCCCGCTGGATCTGTGGAGCATCCGCGAGAGCATGCCGCGGGAACAATGGCCTTTCACGCGCACGTACACGCTCCGCTGGGTGGATCCCCTGGCCAGGGAGCTCGCCATCGATTTTGTGGTCCACGGCGACGAAGGGCTGGCAGGACCGTGGGCGGCGAAGGCCCGGCCGGGCGACATTCTGACCTTCACCGGTCCGGGAGGGGCGTACAATCCTGCCCCGGACGCTGACTGGTACCTGTTCGCCGGGGACGAGGCGGCGTTGCCCGCCATTGCGGCGTGCATAGAGTCGTTGCCGGCTGAAGCCGCCGGCCTCGCCTTCCTTGAGGTCGATTCCGACGCCGACATGCAGCAGATTGCCGCCCCCGCAGGAGTGAAGCTCCACTGGCTGTTCCGTCGAGGCGTCCCTGCGGGCGAAAGCGGCCTGCTGGTGCAGGCGGTGGCAGGGGCGGACTGGCCCGCTGGCCGGGTGGACGTTTTTGCCCACGGCGAGCGCGGCTATATGAAGGCGCTGCGTGATGTGCTCTTTGTACAGCGCGGCCTTGAACGCAAGCAGGTGTCCCTGTCCGGTTACTGGGCGAAAGGCCGTGTTGAGGACGATTTCCAGGCGGAGAAGAAATTGCCCGTAGGGCAGATCTGA
- a CDS encoding ABC transporter substrate-binding protein, whose protein sequence is MKHLIVPAGTLRPAFAAALCCTLALTACSGVTGNARLETTEASGDGTLRVGLILDNAGEGSFLNAPQAAAAKLAVKEINAAGGHKGRPVELLPFEAGQDAASQAQALVQAKADVVIGPTDSSHAKAVVDILSRARTPLISPANTAAGLSTIPSGGYYFRTAAADVAQGPVLAKLAKDAGAATISLMFQEGAYGSDVSAAVADSAEQAGLEVVATAGFKPGEAGSAAAAARGAEPDAVILVARDGAQGALAELNNAALAGSKIILSDGAFGRYASKLGTKALEGARAVVPGELPSAAFQERLLGIDPGLKDVSFAAETYDAVTLAALAAAKAEDDSGRSIAANLIAVSGGTAAGKDGGTATVPGTPCPSYKECLAAKASGTGINYDGESGPVAFDANGDITSATFTVFTYGADNNPTPTGRETAGRAG, encoded by the coding sequence GTGAAGCATCTGATTGTCCCCGCCGGGACCCTCCGTCCTGCGTTTGCCGCGGCCCTCTGCTGCACGCTGGCCCTGACCGCCTGTTCCGGGGTAACCGGAAACGCACGCCTGGAAACAACGGAAGCCTCCGGTGACGGGACGCTGCGGGTAGGCCTCATCCTGGACAATGCGGGGGAGGGCAGCTTCCTGAACGCGCCCCAGGCGGCCGCCGCCAAGCTCGCAGTCAAAGAGATCAACGCTGCCGGTGGGCACAAAGGCCGGCCCGTGGAGCTGCTGCCCTTTGAAGCCGGCCAGGATGCAGCGTCGCAGGCCCAGGCTTTGGTCCAGGCCAAGGCGGACGTGGTGATCGGCCCCACCGACTCCAGCCACGCCAAGGCCGTCGTGGACATCCTCTCCCGGGCCAGGACGCCGCTGATCTCGCCGGCCAACACCGCGGCCGGGCTCAGCACCATCCCCAGCGGCGGATACTACTTCCGGACGGCGGCCGCCGACGTCGCGCAGGGACCCGTGCTGGCCAAGCTCGCCAAGGACGCGGGCGCCGCCACCATCTCCCTGATGTTCCAGGAAGGCGCCTACGGCAGCGACGTCTCCGCCGCCGTCGCCGATTCCGCAGAACAGGCCGGACTGGAAGTGGTTGCCACAGCCGGGTTCAAGCCGGGTGAAGCGGGAAGCGCCGCTGCCGCCGCCCGCGGGGCGGAACCCGACGCCGTCATCCTGGTGGCCCGCGACGGCGCGCAGGGCGCCCTGGCTGAACTCAACAACGCCGCCCTGGCCGGCTCGAAGATCATCCTCAGCGACGGCGCGTTCGGCCGGTATGCGTCCAAGCTGGGTACCAAAGCCCTGGAGGGTGCCCGCGCCGTTGTTCCCGGCGAGCTGCCATCCGCCGCCTTCCAGGAAAGGCTCCTGGGCATCGATCCCGGCCTGAAGGACGTGTCCTTCGCCGCGGAAACGTACGACGCCGTGACCCTCGCAGCCCTCGCGGCAGCCAAAGCAGAGGACGACTCGGGCCGCTCAATTGCAGCGAACCTCATCGCCGTGTCAGGCGGGACTGCCGCCGGCAAGGATGGCGGGACTGCAACGGTGCCCGGCACGCCCTGCCCCAGCTACAAGGAGTGCCTGGCGGCGAAGGCCTCCGGTACCGGCATTAATTACGACGGCGAATCCGGCCCGGTTGCCTTCGACGCCAACGGTGACATCACCTCGGCGACGTTTACGGTGTTCACCTACGGGGCAGACAACAATCCAACGCCCACCGGCCGTGAAACTGCAGGCCGCGCCGGCTGA
- the groL gene encoding chaperonin GroEL (60 kDa chaperone family; promotes refolding of misfolded polypeptides especially under stressful conditions; forms two stacked rings of heptamers to form a barrel-shaped 14mer; ends can be capped by GroES; misfolded proteins enter the barrel where they are refolded when GroES binds) yields MAKIIAFDEEARRGLERGLNILADAVKVTLGPRGRNVVLEKKWGAPTITNDGVSIAKEIELDDPYEKIGAELVKEVAKKTDDVAGDGTTTATVLAQALVKEGLRNVAAGADPLSLKRGIEKAVEAVTRELLASAKEIETKEEIAATASISAGDEEIGALIAEALDKVGKEGVITVEESNTFGLELELTEGMRFDKGYISAYFVTDAERQETVLEDPYILIVNSKISNVKELVAVLEKVMQSNKPLLIIAEDIEGEALATLIVNKIRGTFKSVAVKAPGFGDRRKAQLADIAVLTGGQVISEEVGLKLENAGLELLGKARKVVVTKDETTIVEGAGDADQIAGRVSQIRAEIENSDSDYDREKLQERLAKLAGGVAVIKAGAATEVELKERKHRIEDAVRNAKAAVEEGIVAGGGVALIQAGAKAFANLQLSGDEATGANIVRVAIDAPLKQIAFNAGLEPGVVVDKVRGLPAGHGLNAATGEYVDLLAAGVNDPVKVTRSALQNAASIAGLFLTTEAVVADKPEKNPAPMGGGDDMGGMGGF; encoded by the coding sequence ATGGCCAAGATCATTGCATTTGATGAAGAGGCACGCCGCGGCCTTGAGCGGGGCCTGAACATCCTCGCCGACGCCGTTAAGGTCACCCTCGGCCCGCGTGGACGCAACGTCGTCCTCGAAAAGAAGTGGGGCGCCCCCACGATCACCAACGATGGTGTTTCCATCGCCAAGGAGATCGAGCTGGACGATCCCTACGAGAAGATCGGCGCCGAGCTGGTCAAGGAAGTTGCCAAGAAGACTGACGACGTCGCCGGCGACGGAACCACCACCGCCACCGTTCTGGCCCAGGCCCTGGTCAAGGAAGGCCTGCGCAACGTTGCCGCCGGTGCCGACCCGCTGTCCCTCAAGCGCGGCATCGAAAAGGCTGTCGAAGCCGTCACCCGCGAGCTCCTGGCTTCCGCCAAGGAAATCGAAACCAAGGAAGAGATTGCCGCTACGGCATCCATCTCCGCAGGGGACGAGGAAATCGGTGCGCTGATCGCCGAAGCCCTGGACAAGGTGGGCAAGGAAGGCGTCATCACGGTCGAGGAATCCAACACCTTCGGCCTGGAACTCGAGCTCACCGAAGGCATGCGCTTCGACAAGGGCTACATCTCCGCCTACTTCGTCACCGACGCGGAGCGCCAGGAAACGGTCCTCGAAGACCCGTACATCCTGATCGTCAACTCCAAGATCTCCAACGTCAAGGAACTGGTTGCTGTCCTCGAAAAGGTCATGCAGTCCAACAAGCCGCTGCTGATCATCGCCGAGGACATCGAGGGCGAGGCCCTGGCCACCCTGATCGTCAACAAGATCCGCGGCACCTTCAAGTCCGTTGCCGTCAAGGCTCCGGGCTTCGGTGACCGCCGCAAGGCACAGCTCGCCGACATTGCCGTCCTCACCGGCGGCCAGGTCATCTCCGAGGAAGTCGGACTCAAGCTGGAAAACGCCGGCCTGGAACTCCTGGGCAAGGCACGCAAGGTTGTGGTCACCAAGGACGAGACCACCATCGTTGAAGGTGCCGGCGACGCCGACCAGATCGCCGGCCGCGTGTCCCAGATCCGCGCCGAGATCGAGAACTCCGATTCGGACTACGACCGCGAGAAGCTGCAGGAACGCCTGGCCAAGCTGGCCGGCGGCGTTGCAGTGATCAAGGCCGGTGCCGCAACCGAGGTTGAGCTCAAGGAGCGCAAGCACCGCATCGAAGACGCAGTGCGCAACGCCAAGGCCGCTGTTGAAGAAGGCATCGTTGCCGGTGGCGGCGTGGCCCTCATCCAGGCCGGTGCCAAGGCATTCGCCAACCTGCAGCTGTCCGGCGACGAGGCCACCGGTGCCAACATTGTCCGCGTTGCCATCGATGCTCCGCTGAAGCAGATCGCCTTCAACGCCGGCCTGGAGCCGGGCGTTGTGGTTGACAAGGTTCGCGGCCTGCCCGCAGGACACGGCCTGAACGCCGCAACCGGTGAGTACGTCGACCTGCTGGCTGCCGGCGTGAACGACCCCGTCAAGGTAACCCGCTCTGCCCTGCAGAACGCGGCTTCCATTGCCGGCCTGTTCCTCACTACCGAAGCTGTTGTTGCCGACAAGCCGGAGAAGAACCCGGCCCCCATGGGCGGCGGCGACGACATGGGCGGCATGGGCGGCTTCTAA
- a CDS encoding LytR C-terminal domain-containing protein yields the protein MTKYARDEFDKVPETASRQGVHRTASAPSRVRLWPVLAVGCVALAIGLVSFLILPKLGFAGPASQASSSLEATPLAGTGSTPSAAPDASVTPPAEPSAAPETAGSETVPAAGTGSSSRPTAQAASVDKTQPVAVYNAAGTAGLASRVGGTVQADGWPLGQVGNWAGAPQQGSIIFYSGPAQRANAEALAELLGVPTVVSSTDFQVPLVVVLGPGYR from the coding sequence ATGACCAAATACGCCCGCGATGAATTCGACAAGGTCCCGGAGACCGCGTCGCGACAAGGTGTCCATCGCACAGCCTCTGCTCCGTCACGGGTCCGGCTGTGGCCCGTCCTGGCGGTGGGATGCGTTGCCCTGGCCATCGGGCTGGTTTCCTTCCTGATCCTGCCCAAGCTGGGGTTTGCCGGTCCGGCAAGCCAGGCCTCGTCGAGCCTCGAAGCAACACCGCTGGCCGGAACGGGGTCGACGCCCTCCGCCGCGCCGGACGCGTCCGTCACTCCCCCCGCTGAGCCCTCCGCCGCGCCTGAAACCGCCGGATCCGAAACGGTCCCCGCTGCCGGGACAGGGTCCAGTAGCCGCCCCACGGCGCAGGCTGCGTCCGTAGACAAAACCCAGCCTGTGGCGGTCTACAACGCCGCCGGGACCGCCGGGCTGGCAAGCCGAGTAGGCGGAACCGTGCAGGCGGACGGCTGGCCCCTGGGACAGGTAGGGAACTGGGCGGGAGCGCCGCAGCAGGGCTCCATCATTTTCTACTCCGGCCCAGCCCAACGGGCCAACGCGGAAGCCCTCGCGGAACTCCTGGGCGTCCCCACCGTGGTGAGCAGCACCGACTTCCAGGTTCCCCTGGTGGTTGTGCTGGGCCCGGGGTACCGGTAA